One Defluviitoga tunisiensis genomic window carries:
- the yidC gene encoding YidC/Oxa1 family membrane protein insertase, giving the protein MKKRIILLLFLTTLAIFTFAIPEIQVSESSLHDTIFIEMKLYKLVLDKDGHIVSFELYDNRTKKFNLVYEYIGDSFDVLDETTMEEILPISYDYFVPNDRGYIEIRYFYPEQGEKIYKFYNDPNFHFDVEFKNLTGYITLPTISYTSGIRYKNNDFVSYIDKSPLTGAKLDATLAFHAPSNIELYENKYLFKINGESCSLISYLGPTKKLFLKETFSNIDDGAVYSNILNLIKDLGKFGFFSNIFYGLVYFFWWLFTVTGNFGWAIILFTLIVNAILFPIYGKQKKSAIEMKQLQPELDKIKKKYKNPQKQQEEMMKLYQEKGINPASGCLTSLIPLPIMIMLWQVIYYFEGSYAYNPRFFFWTDLSIGGFKANFPLLLIAIVASIINAMLMSQDSKTAWTSVIMSVIFPFMLIGLPVGVFIYYAMNNIVQTLLTFIYNKIYKVKGISVRQLFGLGPKPVRR; this is encoded by the coding sequence TTGAAAAAAAGAATTATTCTACTTCTTTTCTTAACAACTTTAGCTATTTTTACTTTTGCGATTCCAGAGATTCAGGTTTCAGAAAGTTCTCTTCATGATACTATATTTATTGAAATGAAGCTTTATAAATTAGTACTTGATAAGGATGGACATATTGTAAGCTTTGAGCTTTATGATAATAGAACTAAGAAATTCAATTTAGTATATGAGTATATAGGTGACAGTTTTGACGTTCTAGACGAAACCACAATGGAAGAAATTTTACCGATTAGTTATGATTACTTTGTTCCAAATGATCGAGGTTATATAGAAATTAGATATTTTTATCCAGAACAAGGTGAAAAAATCTATAAATTCTATAATGATCCAAATTTTCATTTTGACGTTGAGTTTAAAAATTTAACTGGCTATATTACTTTACCAACAATATCTTATACCTCAGGAATTAGGTATAAGAATAATGATTTTGTCTCTTATATTGATAAATCACCATTAACAGGGGCTAAATTAGATGCAACATTAGCTTTTCATGCCCCATCTAATATTGAATTATATGAAAATAAATATTTATTTAAAATCAATGGTGAATCTTGCTCATTAATATCTTATTTAGGTCCCACCAAGAAATTATTTTTGAAAGAAACATTCTCTAACATAGATGATGGAGCTGTCTATTCTAATATATTAAATTTAATTAAAGATCTAGGAAAGTTTGGTTTTTTTTCTAACATATTTTATGGTTTAGTTTATTTTTTCTGGTGGCTATTTACTGTAACAGGAAATTTTGGTTGGGCAATAATTTTATTTACTTTGATAGTCAACGCAATCTTATTCCCAATCTATGGAAAGCAGAAAAAATCTGCTATTGAAATGAAACAACTACAACCTGAATTAGATAAAATTAAGAAGAAATATAAAAATCCACAAAAACAACAAGAGGAAATGATGAAGTTATATCAAGAAAAAGGTATTAATCCTGCAAGTGGATGTTTAACTTCTTTAATACCGCTACCTATAATGATCATGTTATGGCAGGTTATTTATTATTTTGAAGGAAGTTATGCCTATAATCCAAGGTTCTTTTTTTGGACAGACCTTTCTATAGGTGGGTTTAAAGCAAACTTTCCGCTTTTATTAATAGCAATTGTTGCATCGATAATAAATGCCATGTTAATGTCTCAAGATTCCAAAACTGCATGGACATCGGTTATTATGTCTGTAATTTTCCCTTTCATGTTAATAGGATTACCTGTGGGAGTATTCATTTATTATGCAATGAATAATATAGTACAAACGTTGTTAACTTTTATTTATAACAAAATCTACAAAGTTAAAGGTATTTCTGTTAGACAACTTTTTGGTTTGGGTCCTAAGCCTGTCAGGAGGTGA
- the jag gene encoding RNA-binding cell elongation regulator Jag/EloR — protein MLKIEQKKVFEGNDLETTLEKVREDFKVQSNEEISYKIIQEPSKGFLGIGKKPIILEAYLNEQYLINRVNEFLESILYYFEEEVDIKIKCHNKTITIYLEGESLGKIIGKQGRNLGALQHLVMIYVNRMTDTKFDVRLDVGEYRKKRKKNLELIAEQAAKRAIITNTKVELSPMFAFERKAIHEYIKNNYPKLASVSVGLEPYRKVVIYPSRNGKRRY, from the coding sequence GTGCTAAAAATAGAGCAAAAAAAAGTTTTTGAAGGAAATGATTTAGAAACGACTTTGGAAAAGGTGAGAGAAGATTTTAAGGTTCAAAGTAATGAAGAAATATCGTATAAGATTATTCAAGAGCCCTCGAAAGGTTTTCTTGGTATTGGGAAAAAACCTATTATACTAGAAGCATACCTAAACGAACAATACTTAATAAATAGGGTAAATGAGTTTTTAGAGTCAATCCTATACTATTTTGAAGAAGAGGTAGACATTAAAATTAAGTGTCATAATAAAACTATTACTATTTACTTAGAAGGGGAAAGCTTAGGTAAAATTATAGGAAAACAAGGAAGAAATCTTGGGGCGCTTCAACATCTTGTTATGATTTATGTAAACAGAATGACTGACACTAAATTTGACGTAAGATTGGATGTAGGAGAATACAGAAAAAAAAGGAAAAAGAATTTAGAATTAATTGCCGAGCAAGCTGCTAAAAGAGCTATAATAACGAATACTAAGGTTGAACTATCTCCCATGTTTGCTTTTGAACGCAAAGCAATACATGAGTATATAAAGAACAATTATCCCAAATTAGCAAGTGTTTCGGTTGGATTAGAACCATATCGAAAAGTTGTTATATATCCATCAAGAAAT